A single region of the Panthera tigris isolate Pti1 chromosome B1, P.tigris_Pti1_mat1.1, whole genome shotgun sequence genome encodes:
- the LOC102963027 gene encoding beta-defensin 106A-like yields MRTFLFLFAVLFLLAPARNAFFDEKCSKLQGRCVNSCQKNEELVALCQKSLKCCLTLQPCWKNTND; encoded by the exons ATGAGGacattcctctttctctttgctgttctcttccttctggccCCAG CCAGGAACGCGTTTTTTGACGAGAAATGCTCCAAGCTTCAAGGGAGGTGCGTGAATTCTTGtcagaaaaatgaagaacttGTTGCTCTCTGCCAGAAGTCTCTGAAATGCTGCCTGACCCTCCAGCCATGTTGGAAGAATACAAATGATTAA